A genomic region of Thunnus albacares chromosome 4, fThuAlb1.1, whole genome shotgun sequence contains the following coding sequences:
- the il17rd gene encoding interleukin-17 receptor D isoform X2: MVRVVPFPTLMNESFFTPSFLRTNSCEVLLGSDNLVCKPFWKPKTLNVSQLGSNLHVAFDQAPPSFGFHLYYLYYKLRQEGPFKLQRCKPDANQLRTTCILQDVTPGTYTIELRDDSNTSRRQTQYHVSQVHSPWAGPIRAMAITVPLVVMSAFATLFTVMCRKKQQENIYSQLDEESSESSNHSAALNTERPWPRPKVFICYSNRDCPKHTSVIQSFAYFLQDFCSCEVVLDLWEHLEMCKEGQMSWLSRQLDEANFIITVCSKGLRYFVEKKSRRGKTPVSRRGTNSNNSSSSSSPTGGSGSDLFIVTVAMIAEKLRMAKQSEGGGAQELNRFMTVYFDYSTESDIPTMLSLAPRFKLMDQLPQLFSRLHSSQSSLVDRESQPLNVSRRNYFRSKSGRSLYVSICNMHQHISQNPDWFEKPLAPAPAGASSASSSSPSPPLPAVLAQNSPSKAPCSSTSSQPEEKFDSGLVLNEVVVKTPSLESGEGVSRRNVLLLAPGSSPSPSPSPGPSPGLCPSPGLPHCSLSMLGHTSRSTSGISGLLPGESSSSSSSSSSSAPSILQDEVCSLPVQTEEGRPSPPEVPPPRDSGIYDSSVPSSELSIPLMEGLSHDQADSSSLADSESSSSGLGDEEPPAVALLRCSAATVCKAELHHHHHLEHSDGLEPVVS; encoded by the exons CCTGTGAAGTCCTCCTGGGTTCAGACAACCTGGTCTGCAAACCAT TCTGGAAACCGAAGACCCTGAACGTGTCTCAGCTGGGGTCGAACCTCCACGTGGCGTTCGACCAGGCGCCGCCCTCCTTCGGCTTCCACCTGTACTACCTATACTACAAACTGCGGCAGGAAGGACCGTTCAAACTGCAGCGCTGCAAACCA GATGCGAACCAGCTCAGAACTACATGCATCCTCCAGGATGTCACTCCGGGGACCTACACTATAGAG TTGAGAGACGACAGCAACACTTCCAGGAGGCAGACTCAGTACCACGTCAGCCAGG TCCACTCCCCCTGGGCGGGGCCTATCCGTGCCATGGCCATCACAGTGCCTCTGGTCGTCATGTCTGCTTTCGCCACTCTCTTCACTGTCATGTGTCGCAAGAAACAGCAAG AAAACATCTACAGCCAGTTGGACGAAGAGAGCAGCGAGTCATCCAATCACAGTGCAGCGTTGAACACGGAGCGGCCGTGGCCCCGCCCCAAAGTCTTCATCTGTTACTCCAACAGAGACTGTCCCAAACACACCAGCGTCATCCAGAGCTTCGCCTACTTCCTGCAGGACTTCTGCAGCTGTGAG GTTGTGTTGGACCTTTGGGAACACCTGGAGATGTGCAAAGAAGGTCAGATGTCATGGCTCAGCAGACAGCTGGACGAAGCCAACTTCATCATCACCGTCTGTTCCAAGGGCCTACG CTACTTTGTGGAAAAGAAGAGCCGCCGCGGGAAGACGCCGGTCAGTCGCCGCGGtaccaacagcaacaacagcagcagcagcagctctccgACCGGTGGATCGGGCAGTGACCTGTTCATTGTGACCGTGGCCATGATCGCTGAGAAGCTGCGGATGGCGAAGCAGAGCGAGGGGGGCGGGGCTCAGGAGCTGAACCGCTTCATGACGGTTTACTTCGACTATTCGACAGAGAGCGACATCCCCACCATGCTGAGTCTGGCTCCCAG aTTCAAGCTGATGGACCAGCTGCCTCAGCTCTTCAGTCGGCTGCACTCCAGTCAGTCCAGTCTGGTCGACCGCGAGTCGCAGCCTCTTAACGTCTCCAGGAGGAACTACTTCAGGAGTAAGTCTGGACGCTCGCTCTACGTTTCCATCTGCAACATGCACCAGCACATCAGCCAGAACCCTGACTGGTTCGAGAAGCCGCTGGCTCCAGCTCCTGCAGGCGCTTCCTCGGCCTCCTCCTCgtcaccttctcctcctctccccgcCGTCCTGGCTCAAAACTCTCCTTCAAAGGCCCCCTGCTCCTCCACCTCATCTCAACCCGAGGAGAAGTTTGACTCTGGCTTGGTGCTGAATGAGGTGGTGGTGAAGACGCCGTCGCTGGAGAGTGGGGAGGGAGTGTCGAGGAGGAATGTGCTTCTGCTTGCCCCTGGCTCCAGTCCAAGTCCCAGTCCCAGTCCTGGTCCCAGTCCAGGTCTCTGTCCCAGTCCAGGCCTGCCACACTGCTCTCTGTCCATGTTGGGACACACTTCAAG GTCCACTTCTGGAATATCAGGACTGTTACCTGGAgaatcttcctcctcctcctcctcctcctcctcctctgctccctccatcctccaggACGAGGTGTGCTCCCTACCTGTCCAGACAGAAGAAGGCCGTCCTTCCCCTCCAGAGGTCCCGCCTCCTCGTGATTCGGGCATCTATGATTCGTCTGTCCCCTCCTCAGAGCTTTCCATTCCCCTAATGGAGGGACTCTCACATGACCAGGCTGACTCCTCCTCCCTGGCCGACAGCGAATCATCTTCTTCCGGCCTGG GTGACGAGGAGCCCCCAGCGGTCGCGTTGCTCCGCTGCAGCGCTGCCACAGTTTGTAAAGCTGAGCtgcaccaccatcatcacctgGAACACAGCGATGGACTTGAACCTGTAGTATCATAG